Part of the Candidatus Omnitrophota bacterium genome is shown below.
CCCGCAGAGGACTTTTGGCAAAGACCCCACCTGGACTTTTAACCTAGCCGCAGCTGTTTTGTCTCTTACGCAAACTATGGCCGGGCCAAACTCTTCGATCTGTTCTTTTAACTTAACGATATCGGAATTAACGCTTAAAGCTAAAACTTTAAATTCTTTCGGCAGGCTCCTTACTACCGCAAGCGTACTCTGGCCGATGGAGCCGCTGGAACCCAAAACCGCAATCTTTTTCATTATTTTATAATCGCGCTAAGATAGAAATAAAATACCGGTGCGGTAAAAAGCAGGCTGTCAATTTGATCTAAGGCCCCGCCCATACCGGGGAATATGTTTCCTGAATCCTTAACCTGACAGTCCCGTTTGAGCAAAGATTCCGAAAGATCCCCAAGCTGCCCAAGGACGCCGCAGCAAACTGCCGCAACCAGCAACTGCGGATAATCAAAGGGTAAAAATAACTTGCTAACCAATGCCCCCAGGATATTAAATGCCAAACCGCCGAAGGCTCCTTCAATGGTCTTCTTCGGGCTGATATGCGGGACCAAAGGTTTCTTGCCCCATCTGCTGCCGACTAAATAAGCTCCAATATCTCCTAATTTAGTAATTAATAACAGGCCGGCCAGAAAGCCCAATCCGCCGGGCAGATACCTTATCTTAATCAGGAAACTAAAAAACCAAGAGACATAAAGAATGCCAAAAAGCGTGGTCGAAATATCAACAATCACCCCATCGTTATCCCGGCGCCGAAACTGCATAAGTATAAGAAAAAACAAAGCCAAAACAATAAAAAGCAGCTCCCAGCCTTTAGTCGGTTCAAACCTGAACATGATCGACAAAGGAATGATTGTCCCCATGCCGATCCCGAAATATTTATAGATCTTAATTCCCTTTTTCTCGAGCATCACGAAATATTCATAAAGCCCGGCAATGATAAAAAGGGTGACCGCCAAGCCGCACAACCAATCAAAAAAGATTACTCCCGAAATCACACTAATGAGTATCGCAGAAGTAATTATTCTTTTAATTAACATCGATACCTCCGAATCTTCTCTCCCTTTTTTGATACTCCTTAATCGCCTCTTTTAGCTGGCTAATCCCAAAATCCGGCCAGTATTTATGCGAAAAATAAAACTCAGAGTAAGAAAGCTGCCAAAGTAAAAAATTACTGATGCGCATCTCAAAACTGGTGCGGATTAAAAGATCCGGGTCCGTAAGGTCGGCGGCATAAAAATAACTCCGGAATCCTTCTTCGTCCAGGCTCTCCGGATCGGCCTTTTTAGCCAATACATCTTTGGCAAATTTTTTGGCAGCATCCACAATTTCCTGCCTGCCTCCATAATTCAAAGCCAGGACAACTCTTAAGCCGGTGTTATCCTTGGTTTTCTCCTCAGCTTTTTTAATTTTTACCTGGAGATATTTAGGAACCGGATCAGCGCGTCCGATAACCACAAAACGCATATTATTCTTAAACAACTCGTTAATTTCTTTGCCCAAAAAACTGTCCAGATAACGCATTAAAACATTTACTTCATTTTTTGGCCGGCTCCAGTTCTCGGTCGAAAAAGCAAAGAAAGTAACCGTTTCAATACCCAACAAAGGGGCGCCGCGGATAATTTCTTTTACCCGCTGCACACCCTCTCTATGCCCGGCAGTGCGCGGCAGGCCTCTTTGCTTTGCCCAACGGCCGTTACCGTCCATAATAAAAGCTACATGTTTGGGGATTTCGGGATTATCCGGCATGCTACCGATGAAGTTGATAATCTATATTAGGAAAAAGGTTGTCTTTATATTCAACGTCAGAGAGCCAATTCTCATCGATATTATTAGATTTAACATCTTCGTAGATCCGGTTGAACCTTAAGAGATGGTCTTTAGTACGGCGTATCGCGTAACTGGTGTGCGTTCCGGTTCCCAGAATAAAACCCCAATCGGAACTCTGGGCCAGAAGCAATTCACGTAAGGCCTGGTTTAATGCGCGGCGCGCTAAACCGCTAGCCCCGGGGAAACTCTTAGCCAATTCGCTCATCCGGCTTGAAGCCATGTGTAAGTGGCGGTAAATCCAATCGTTTGTTCCCTGCAACCACATTTCCGAGTATCCTTTATAACCCCAGCTGGAAAGCGACGGGGTGATCACCTGGTTACGAGGATTCTGGTCCAGGTATTCAGAAGGAGTGACCATGCGGATCTCCTGCTGGTCACAGGCGACCTTACGGAATAAGAAATCCAGCCACATCGGCCCTTCATACCACCAATGCCCAAAAAGTTCGGCATCATAAGGAGAGATTATAATCGGCGGCTTGCCCATAAGGTCATTAAGATAACCTGCCTGCTTCTGGCGGTTAAACATAAAATTACCCGCGTGTTCTGCCGCCTTGCCCCTTGCCCATTCCGGCACATATGGCTCTTTATGATTTCCGGTACCGGTAATCCGGTAATATTTAATTCCCGTGTTAATGCGCACTCCGTCGGGATGAATATAAGGCTTGATATAATCAAACTCCAGGTCAAAGCCGACATCCCGGTAAAATTCCCGGTAATTATAATCACCGGGATAACCCTCGATAGAAGACCAAACCTGTTTTGAAGATTCCAGATCCCGGCCAAATGCGGCCACGCCTGTGCCTTTGCAATAAACCGGAGCAAAAACCCCGTATTTAGGACGCGGCGTTCCATGCAGCAGGCCGTGCGCATCGGTAAAAAAATAACGGATCCCTGCTTCTTTAAGTATTTCATCATGGCCAGGGTAAAAACCGCACTCCGGCAGCCAAATCCCCCTGGGCCTCCTGCCAAAGGTGTTTTCATAATGATTAGCTGCCACCTTGACCTGGGCGCGCACCGAATCCCGGCAGACATCCATCAGCGGAAAAAATCCATGCGTGGCCCCGCAGGTAATTATCTCAAGTTTTCCTAAATCCTGAAATTTTTTGAAAGCATGGACCAGGTTAGAATTATATTTCTGAAAGGTATCGCGGGCATGGGAAAACCGGTTAAAATACATCACTGCCAGGTTCCGGAAATCCGGCTGCCATTTTGTCCTCTCAATTTCTTTTTGGGACAACTCAATAAGCTTATTGATGTGCTTGAGATAACGCTCCTGCAGCAAGGAGTCGGCAAGCATAGAGATAAGCGTGGGGCTTAAAGTCATGGTAATGCGGAAATCTATCCCGTCATTTACCAGGCCCTCAAAAACAGAAATCAGCGGCACATAAGTTTCGGTAATTGCCTCATAGAGCCAATCCTCCTCGAGGAAATCCTCATGTTCCGGATGGCGCACAAAAGGCAGATGTCCGTGTAAAACTAAACAAAGGTATCCTTTAGTCATATCTTTTACTTGGTTTCTCGAGTTACGATTGGGGTAATAGCGCGCTCTTCTAATTGATCCGCGGAGGTTGCTTTAACCGGGATTACCTGTTTTCCGTCGGGTAAATAATAACGCAAGGTAAATGTGCCATCCGGCCTTAATTTAATCGGCGCTCCCTGCACCGTTACTTTAGCATCAGGTTCAGTTGCTCCGTAAACAATTAATTCACAATCAACCTTTAACCAAAAGCTTCTTTCTTTTATCTCTTTTTTTACCGGGCTTGAGGATACCCCCGAACTAAACAGCCCCTGTTTTATGCGTTCCTGCCAGGCGCCGCCTACCGGAGAGCTCCTGCCTAAACCAAAGCCCATTCCATAAAGCCGGGCAAACAGATCATCGGGAATCATCCATTCTTCGTCAGTAACCCAGGATGGCCCATCTAAAGGAGTTTGCACAACATTTGAACGTAAAATAGTAATGAATCTGCCATCGGCTAACATTAATCCCAAATCCACGCACCAACAACGGCCGGGGCCGGCGGTATCGATATACCAGCTGTTGGCAAAATCATTGATTGTAATATCAAAAAAACGATTGGCATTAGAGCCGTTAAATATTACGCTAGTGACATCATAAACCCTTAAAACTTTCCTGGCCCGGTGAAATTCATCCCCTAATTTGGCTTTTAGCCCTTCAATAGTCTGGGCCCTTAGTTCCCAATATGTATGCAGCCAATGCGGATCGCGTACCTGTAAAACAATTTTATCCTGATCATAAAAAGCAGGCAGCTCCTGCGGCATGGTGCGCACAAAAGAAATATTCTCCGCATGCGAGAATTTTGTATTCGCTATGGCCGTCTCTTGAAAGCTTAAAGTATCGGTATTCGGCTGGCTAGAAACTTTTGCGGGTTTTGCTTTCTTCTTTAGATTTAACTTGGAATTTGTTTTAGAAATTGCCTTCCTCAATAATTCCCTGGATTTCTTCAAGATCTTCTTCATTCTCCTGCCTCCTTGCCCACAAGGGCACACCCGCGTAATTCCTTATAAACGCGGGGTGTTGGCCACAAGGCCATACCCGCCTAATACCTTATAAGCGCGGGGTGTTCCAATAAAAAAAGGGATCTCTCCCCTTATCAAAATCCTTAGTGCGCTCTCCTGCCTCCTCAACCTCATTTTCTAGGTTTCTTGGCGCCTGTTGCCGTTTCCTTTGAACTTTCTTCCAAAGTTTCTTTAAGCTTGGTTACTTTTTCCAGCTCTTCCTTTAAACTCTGATTAACCAACTGATCCTGAAGCAAAACCTTCTTTGTCGCCTCAAGAGCATCTTTTAACTCCTGCGCCTCTTTTTCCTTTGCCTTGGCCTTTTCTTCTAAAGCGGATTTATCCTGGGAAAACTTGCTCATCTTCTCTTCCAGGACGAGCCGGGCAGCCATCTCTTTATCATGAGCAGCTTTCTGGCGCATCGCGCTGCTGCAGGAACTAAGGGTGCCGAAAAAAAATACCATGGATAATACCGCTAAAATTATTACGATACGATTTTTCAAAGCTTCATCCATCTTAAGATCCATACTTATTTAAGATTCTCCTGGGGTTCTTTCAATTCAGGGGAACTGGAAGACTCACCTTTAACTTTGGTAACATTGGGCAGTATGACTATCTCTACTCTGCGGTTCTGTTTACGCCCATCTTTAGTCTCATTAGAAGCAACCGGACGGTATTCTCCATATCCGATCGCGGATAAGCGCTCAGGAGATATACCCTGGTCCTTATCCAAATAATGCAAAACACTTAAGGCCCGGGCACTAGAAAGCTCCCAGTTTGATTTCCAACCGGAATGCTTAATCGGCGCGTTATCCGTATGGCCTTCGATGCCCACATTGAACTGGCGCATATTATCTTTTAATACCGAAGATACCTTATCTAACAAAGGATAAGCTTCAGACCTAATCTTGGCTTTCCCGGAGTCAAAGAGAAGGTCGCCGACTACGGTAATGACCAATCCTTTTTCCATCATCTGAAGTTTTATCTGTTTGTCATTTATCTCCCGGCTAAGCTTTTGCTCCAACAGGCTCTTTGAGCGGGAAAGTTCATCCAGCTGGCTGCTTAATTCTTCAATTTTTTGAACATCAGAACGCCTGCCTTTTTGAAAAATAAAAGTACAACCGGTTAAACTGAAACTTATAAATAGAACTAATGCGATTTTTAAAAAATTATTTTTCATCTCACTCTCCTTGGCTTTAACTAGCGGAAGACCAAACCAACTCCCCCAGATTTGTTTTGTTGAAATTTAAATATAACATAACCTATTATTATAGTCAAGTGTTTTATCCTCAACCACTTAGATAAAAATAGTATCTTTTCTGGAGGATCCTATTGAAACCATGGTTATTTTCGTTTTAAGCAGGTTTTGTAACTCTAGAAGATAAGCACGGGCATTAGGATGCAATTCTTTAAACGATTTTGGCTTATCCGGTTGATTCGGCCAGCCAGGCATTTCTTTATAAATCGGGGCAGCGCAACTTAAAACCTCAAAATCAGAAGGAAACTCTTTAATTATCCTGCCTTTATATTTATAGGCAGTGCAGATTTTTACTTTATCTAACCCGTCAAGCACATCCATTTTCATAATCGCCAGCTTGCTAATACCGTTGAGCATCACGGATTGCCTGGCAATCACCGCGTCAAACCAGCCGCATCTGCGCGGCCTGCCGGTAGTTGCGCCAAATTCATTCCCTTTATCGCGCATGAAATTACCAAAACCCGGCGCAAACTCCGTGGGAAACGGCCCCTCTCCGACCCGGGTCGTATAAGCCTTGCAGACTCCGATGACACAATCGATCTTAACCGGAGAGATGCCTGTGCCGATGCAGGCTCCGCCTGAGGTTGCCGAAGAAGAGGTGACAAAAGGGTATGTCCCGAAATCAATATCCAGGAATGTTCCCTGAGCCCCCTCCAATAAAATATCTTTTTTTCCGTCGCTTGCCTCATTCAATAATGCGGCCGTATCGCAAACATAGGGAGCAAACAATTTTCCATATTCAAGGTATTGCCGGTAGATTTTTTGAAAACTAAAACCCGGATGCCGGTAAACTTTTTTAAAAATCTCATTTTTTTCTTTAAGATTATCTTTAAGCTTATTTTTTAAGACACCGGGATTTAACAAATCAACCATGCGGATACCGCAGCGGTTAATTTTATCGGCGTAACAAGGGCCGATCCCCCTGCCGGTAGTGCCGATTTTATTCTTGCGCTTGGTTTCGCGCAACTGATCCAAATTCTTATGATAAGGCATAATCAAATGCGCTAAAGTCGAGATCTTAAAACGCTTGCTGAAACCAATGCCGTTTTTACGCAAGCCCTTTAGTTCGGCTAAAAGGACTTGCGGATCGATGACTACCCCGTTACCGATGCAGCAAATCTTACCGGAATGCAATATCCCCGACGGTATAAGATGAAAAATGTGCTCCTTTTTACCCACCACTACAGTATGGCCGGCATTATTACCGCCTTGATAACGCACGATATAATCAACTTTTTGGGAAAGGATATCGATCACTTTCCCCTTGCCCTCGTCCCCCCACTGCATACCAACCAAAACTATATTCATTATTTCCCTCGAGTTTACCTTCCCTAAATAAACCGATTACGGGGTCATCGTAAATATCTTATGCGCAATATCCGGATATTTAGCGATAAAGTTCAATTCATCATCAACCAGGGGCTTTTGATTATGCACGTTAGCGTACCTGACCAGCTCTAATATGCGCGTAGCCTCTGCGTCATCCTTAAAAGCCACCTCTAATTTCTCGTAGACATTACGAAAACCTTTGATCCCGGAATATTCCCCGGCAGTAATCTTCCTGCCGGTTTCAATGATCTCCGGTTCCCCGCGGCCCAGCTCCTCATAATCATAAAGCTCATAGTTACGCCTGTCCTTCAGGGCTCCGTCGGCGTGGATCCCGGATTCATGGGCAAAAGCGTTTGCCCCTACCCCCGGCTGATTAATCGGGATGGGAACTCCAAAAGCATAAGAGGCATATTTACAAATTTTCCAGGCCATCTTCAAATTTACTCTTTCATCTAATTGATAATCCTGCATCCCCTGGCCGTATTTAATTGCCAAAATAACCGAGACCAAATCCGCGTTTCCCGCCCGCTCACCCATGCCATTGACGCAGGTGTTAATATAGGAGTCTAGACCCGCATCGCTGGCCGCTTTTGCTCCGGCGATGGAATTGGCAACCACCAGACCCAGGTCATTATGGCAATGCACCTCAATGGGCAGCTGCACTGCCTCAGCCAATAATTTTATCCTTTCATAAATGCTAAAAGGCGTATCGCACCCCAATGTATCGCAGTAACGAATCCTGGCTGCCCCGGCCTCTTTTGCCTTTAGGGCAAATTCAACCAGATAATCCAAATTTGTGCGCGAGGCATCCTCGGCATTTACGCCCACGGATTCTGCCCCGGATTTTAGCGACTCAAGCACCGCCTCCTGCATCTCCCGGATTATCGATTGGTGATCGAGTTTGCCTTTGAATTTATGCGTAATCA
Proteins encoded:
- a CDS encoding adenylosuccinate synthase, coding for MMNIVLVGMQWGDEGKGKVIDILSQKVDYIVRYQGGNNAGHTVVVGKKEHIFHLIPSGILHSGKICCIGNGVVIDPQVLLAELKGLRKNGIGFSKRFKISTLAHLIMPYHKNLDQLRETKRKNKIGTTGRGIGPCYADKINRCGIRMVDLLNPGVLKNKLKDNLKEKNEIFKKVYRHPGFSFQKIYRQYLEYGKLFAPYVCDTAALLNEASDGKKDILLEGAQGTFLDIDFGTYPFVTSSSATSGGACIGTGISPVKIDCVIGVCKAYTTRVGEGPFPTEFAPGFGNFMRDKGNEFGATTGRPRRCGWFDAVIARQSVMLNGISKLAIMKMDVLDGLDKVKICTAYKYKGRIIKEFPSDFEVLSCAAPIYKEMPGWPNQPDKPKSFKELHPNARAYLLELQNLLKTKITMVSIGSSRKDTIFI
- a CDS encoding DUF4912 domain-containing protein — translated: MKKILKKSRELLRKAISKTNSKLNLKKKAKPAKVSSQPNTDTLSFQETAIANTKFSHAENISFVRTMPQELPAFYDQDKIVLQVRDPHWLHTYWELRAQTIEGLKAKLGDEFHRARKVLRVYDVTSVIFNGSNANRFFDITINDFANSWYIDTAGPGRCWCVDLGLMLADGRFITILRSNVVQTPLDGPSWVTDEEWMIPDDLFARLYGMGFGLGRSSPVGGAWQERIKQGLFSSGVSSSPVKKEIKERSFWLKVDCELIVYGATEPDAKVTVQGAPIKLRPDGTFTLRYYLPDGKQVIPVKATSADQLEERAITPIVTRETK
- a CDS encoding DUF1957 domain-containing protein; translation: MTKGYLCLVLHGHLPFVRHPEHEDFLEEDWLYEAITETYVPLISVFEGLVNDGIDFRITMTLSPTLISMLADSLLQERYLKHINKLIELSQKEIERTKWQPDFRNLAVMYFNRFSHARDTFQKYNSNLVHAFKKFQDLGKLEIITCGATHGFFPLMDVCRDSVRAQVKVAANHYENTFGRRPRGIWLPECGFYPGHDEILKEAGIRYFFTDAHGLLHGTPRPKYGVFAPVYCKGTGVAAFGRDLESSKQVWSSIEGYPGDYNYREFYRDVGFDLEFDYIKPYIHPDGVRINTGIKYYRITGTGNHKEPYVPEWARGKAAEHAGNFMFNRQKQAGYLNDLMGKPPIIISPYDAELFGHWWYEGPMWLDFLFRKVACDQQEIRMVTPSEYLDQNPRNQVITPSLSSWGYKGYSEMWLQGTNDWIYRHLHMASSRMSELAKSFPGASGLARRALNQALRELLLAQSSDWGFILGTGTHTSYAIRRTKDHLLRFNRIYEDVKSNNIDENWLSDVEYKDNLFPNIDYQLHR
- a CDS encoding phosphatidate cytidylyltransferase, with the protein product MLIKRIITSAILISVISGVIFFDWLCGLAVTLFIIAGLYEYFVMLEKKGIKIYKYFGIGMGTIIPLSIMFRFEPTKGWELLFIVLALFFLILMQFRRRDNDGVIVDISTTLFGILYVSWFFSFLIKIRYLPGGLGFLAGLLLITKLGDIGAYLVGSRWGKKPLVPHISPKKTIEGAFGGLAFNILGALVSKLFLPFDYPQLLVAAVCCGVLGQLGDLSESLLKRDCQVKDSGNIFPGMGGALDQIDSLLFTAPVFYFYLSAIIK
- a CDS encoding OmpA family protein encodes the protein MKNNFLKIALVLFISFSLTGCTFIFQKGRRSDVQKIEELSSQLDELSRSKSLLEQKLSREINDKQIKLQMMEKGLVITVVGDLLFDSGKAKIRSEAYPLLDKVSSVLKDNMRQFNVGIEGHTDNAPIKHSGWKSNWELSSARALSVLHYLDKDQGISPERLSAIGYGEYRPVASNETKDGRKQNRRVEIVILPNVTKVKGESSSSPELKEPQENLK
- a CDS encoding homocitrate synthase, whose product is MAHKPVIYLLDVTNRDGVQTSRICLSKLQKTMINWYLDQMGVFQSEFGFPLTRHETNYLNANLELIKLGAFPRIRLSGWLRATKDDVMTAFKLVPHLKYLNLSISTSDQMITHKFKGKLDHQSIIREMQEAVLESLKSGAESVGVNAEDASRTNLDYLVEFALKAKEAGAARIRYCDTLGCDTPFSIYERIKLLAEAVQLPIEVHCHNDLGLVVANSIAGAKAASDAGLDSYINTCVNGMGERAGNADLVSVILAIKYGQGMQDYQLDERVNLKMAWKICKYASYAFGVPIPINQPGVGANAFAHESGIHADGALKDRRNYELYDYEELGRGEPEIIETGRKITAGEYSGIKGFRNVYEKLEVAFKDDAEATRILELVRYANVHNQKPLVDDELNFIAKYPDIAHKIFTMTP
- a CDS encoding isoprenyl transferase — encoded protein: MPDNPEIPKHVAFIMDGNGRWAKQRGLPRTAGHREGVQRVKEIIRGAPLLGIETVTFFAFSTENWSRPKNEVNVLMRYLDSFLGKEINELFKNNMRFVVIGRADPVPKYLQVKIKKAEEKTKDNTGLRVVLALNYGGRQEIVDAAKKFAKDVLAKKADPESLDEEGFRSYFYAADLTDPDLLIRTSFEMRISNFLLWQLSYSEFYFSHKYWPDFGISQLKEAIKEYQKRERRFGGIDVN